A genomic window from Henningerozyma blattae CBS 6284 chromosome 3, complete genome includes:
- the MMM1 gene encoding ERMES complex subunit MMM1 (similar to Saccharomyces cerevisiae MMM1 (YLL006W); ancestral locus Anc_5.210) has translation MNFNGTQGLNVLGPSDLSQDEQVEWNDYISRVLPSQVQNLVQQKLEERNLVIQNDEKRTEKDMNFTEDQLWKLFTSLDNPYWSQTPNVAIPTERSSFVSKSFVKGLIFGQLSVVILLIFFIKVFLFSENPSKQKRDTKHAFDKDELKSDINNCGVQTSNSSIISKSFLASLMRKQNSNVPDDVENERYRQLINILEKTSYNVETHAAESLDWFNVLVAQILQQFREEAWQKNKIVHSLNDFIEKRSNELPRYLDIIKVTEIDTGEGFPIFSNCRIGYSPNSNKQKLEARIDIDVNDRIALGVKTQLLLNYPKFASAALPLNVTVAIVRFKGCLTVSLATAEEFGITSNLENDQEDSDENKGYFLVFSFSPDYIMEFETGSLVGARSKLENIPKVAGLIESYIQNWFIERCVEPRFQFIKLPSIWPRSKNTGQEITLPVDSNIGISENQ, from the coding sequence atgaatttTAATGGCACACAGGGACTTAATGTGCTTGGACCAAGCGATTTAAGTCAAGACGAACAAGTCGAATGGAATGATTATATTAGTAGAGTTTTACCTTCCCAAGTTCAAAATCTAGTTCAACAAAAGCTTGAAGAGCGAAACTTAGTAATCCAAAATGATGAGAAGAGAACAGAGAAGGATATGAATTTTACAGAAGATCAGCTCTGGAAATTGTTTACCTCATTAGATAACCCTTATTGGAGTCAAACTCCAAATGTAGCAATCCCTACTGAAAGATCATCATTTGTGTCAAAATCTTTTGTGAAAGGTTTAATATTTGGTCAATTAAGTGTTGTTATATTActgatatttttcattaaggTATTTTTGTTTAGTGAAAACCcatcaaaacaaaaaagagATACTAAACATGCATTTGATAAAGATGAGTTAAAGAGTGATATAAACAATTGTGGTGTTCAAACATCCAATTCAAGTATTATATCTAAAAGCTTCTTAGCCTCTCTAATGAGAAAACAAAATTCAAACGTACCAGATGACGTGGAAAATGAACGTTATCGCCAACTAATAAACATTCTAGAAAAAACATCTTATAACGTTGAAACCCATGCAGCTGAGTCATTAGATTGGTTTAACGTTCTTGTGGCCCAGATTTTACAACAATTTAGGGAAGAAGCTTggcaaaaaaataaaattgtgcattcattaaatgatttcATTGAGAAAAGATCGAATGAATTACCACGCTATTTAGATATAATTAAAGTCACTGAAATTGATACAGGGGAAGGGTTTcctattttttcaaattgtaGAATTGGGTATTCCCCAAATAGCAATAAGCAGAAATTAGAAGCAAGAATTGATATTGATGTAAATGATAGAATAGCATTAGGAGTAAAAACACAACtacttttaaattatccaaAATTTGCAAGTGCTGCTTTGCCATTAAATGTTACAGTTGCAATAGTTAGATTTAAAGGCTGTTTGACAGTCTCATTGGCTACTGCAGAGGAGTTTGGTATAACCTCAAATCTTGAAAATGATCAAGAAGATTCCGATGAAAATAAAGGTTATTTTTTggtattttcattttcaccAGATTATATAATGGAATTTGAAACAGGTTCATTGGTTGGGGCACGGtcaaaattagaaaatattccaaaggTAGCAGGCCTAATTGAGTcttatattcaaaattggTTTATTGAGAGGTGTGTAGAGCCaagatttcaatttatcaaGTTGCCGAGTATCTGGCCAAGAAGTAAAAATACAGGGCAGGAAATCACTCTTCCTGTGGACTCAAATATAGGTATTTCAGAAAATCagtga
- the SPO75 gene encoding Spo75p (similar to Saccharomyces cerevisiae SPO75 (YLL005C); ancestral locus Anc_5.211), translating to MSNNVKYPSTMDLHSSNNILGSLDIDDNISILVVNFNNSGEIDRARLLKYVSLNFLSRYSNTPRTGSAHKHLGISLKTFLISILISFVYFVFQFLVFICIRIKYKEMYQIHNLLRGFVEDGKSQSPRDITIFKRFQKKFFDWIKPLLKSNIEEYIETCGLDTYLFFRFLKQLTIFFLCLSFVHLPILLPIHYFSNKEEAKKLDFTTGNPKSLDKFNMSNISNTQSQILLIHLILSITVVIGYHVWLIAEMQFIHSNLQQEKYLGKYQNTLYIDNIPEHLHGNKNEIIKYFSCILPNSVESISFFPKSCPQVKILHENINKIDHSLQAHAIDMYLYKFFKNIESLNGPFTKKQKLSVLKNKLKFFLTTISKRFCFTISIEWINLNYCGSFYIPLLKFQKVSFQSKSLQIFRYQLEKYYKLREIWEEMCVNYKSYPLFASFSNGRRGNNVVSYKKIIISFKSAFQSHMFAQILQSRNINEWNNILVGPNPKDIIWENMNREDTKRGIAQSAFVNVIYIIIILGWILPVACVGLLTQIEYQSILDPFLSSIKIPSGALGDLVSNLLSIITLIFLIEIVPFIFNWLAYFKSWKTKAEVQIDTQRWFFYFLFVHLFMVVTISSGIYFVIEKIINNPTIIATLLAHELPKSSNFFCSFIVIRCLAYAGGTLLQTKDILLEIFYYRIFVHSPQRKFKRMQSFITISWGSAYALFSVFGCIGIIYSVLAPVILPLCFFSFACIFYSVKYLFEFQNNKENVSETYGKLYIQAMLHLYTGVYCMEVCMIGIFALSNHGKMSSVMILIFILTLMANYKIYELYVCKIKHPPLCSFKHIYDATNGDTTNLNFGLIQDLQDLKYNKFEVPFMQKRSPLKLWMVYDTHNCYKDDIRYFKSNFEVESKTQYYAINNTGNIVFNIDTPEE from the coding sequence ATGAGCAATAATGTGAAGTATCCAAGCACTATGGATCTACACTCATCGAATAATATTCTAGGTTCATTAGATATAGACGATAATATCTCAATTTTAGTGGTgaactttaataattcaggTGAGATAGACAGAGCAAGGTTGTTGAAATATGTTAGTCTAAACTTTTTATCCAGATATTCGAATACTCCGAGAACTGGGTCTGCACATAAGCACCTTGGCATTTCTCTAAAAACATTTTTGATAAGTAtcttaatttcttttgtttattttgtaTTCCAGTTTTTGgtatttatttgtattagaattaaatataaagaaatgtACCAAATACATAATTTACTGAGGGGGTTTGTGGAAGATGGTAAAAGCCAATCACCAAGAgatattactatttttaaacgatttcaaaagaaattttttgattggATAAAACCTTTAttgaaatcaaatattgaagaatatattGAGACTTGTGGTTTAGACACCTACTTATTTTTTCGATTTCTCAAGCAATTGactatatttttcttgtgTTTATCTTTTGTACACCTCCCAATTCTACTTCCAATTCATTACTTTTCTAACAAAGAGGAGGCCAAGAAATTGGACTTTACCACAGGAAATCCTAAATCACTAGACAAATTCAATATGTCAAATATATCGAATACACAATctcaaattttattaatacatttaattttgagcATAACAGTTGTAATTGGGTATCATGTATGGTTAATTGCAGAAATGCAGTTTATCCATTCAAATTTGCAACAAGAGAAGTACTTAggaaaatatcaaaatacgttatatattgataatatacCTGAGCATTTACatggaaataaaaatgaaataataaaatatttcagtTGTATTTTGCCCAACTCAGTAGAAAgtatatcattttttccaaaatcaTGTCCTCAAGTTAAGATACTTCacgaaaatattaataaaatagacCATTCTTTGCAAGCACATGCGATAGATATGTATCtgtataaatttttcaagaatATTGAAAGTTTAAATGGTCCATTTACCAAGAAACAAAAACTATcagttttaaaaaataaactaaaattctttttaacTACTATTAGCAAAAGGTTTTGTTTTACAATTTCTATTGAATGGATCAATCTAAATTATTGTGGGAGTTTTTATATCCCACTATTGAAGTTTCAAAAAGTTAGTTTTCAATCGAAATCTTTGCAGATATTTAGGTATCAGCtcgaaaaatattacaagcTAAGGGAAATCTGGGAAGAAATGTGTGTCAATTATAAAAGCTATCCATTATTTGCATCCTTTTCAAATGGAAGGAGGGGAAACAACGTAGTTTcgtataaaaaaataataataagctTTAAATCTGCATTTCAATCTCATATGTTTGCACAAATACTACAGTCACGAAATATAAACGAATGGAACAATATTTTAGTAGGTCCAAATCCAAAGGATATAATTTGGGAGAATATGAACAGGGAAGACACCAAAAGAGGTATTGCTCAATCTGCCTTCGTTAAcgtaatatatattataattattttaggATGGATTCTGCCTGTAGCTTGTGTAGGATTGTTAACACAAATAGAATATCAATCTATTCTAGATCCTTTTCTAtcttcaataaaaataccTTCAGGTGCGTTGGGCGATCTGGTTTCAAATTTACTTTCCATCAtaacattaatatttttaattgaaatcgttccttttatttttaactgGTTAGCctattttaaatcttgGAAAACAAAAGCAGAAGTTCAAATTGATACTCAAAGGtggtttttttattttttattcgTACATTTGTTCATGGTCGTAACAATTTCTTCAggaatttattttgtaatcgaaaaaataattaataatccgACCATAATTGCAACTTTATTAGCCCACGAGTTGCCTAAAAGCtctaatttcttttgttcctttattgttattagatGTTTAGCATATGCAGGGGGTACGCTATTGCAAACAAAGGATATTCTATTAGAGATTTTCTACTATAGAATTTTTGTCCACTCCCcacaaagaaaatttaaaagaatgcAGTCTTTTATTACTATATCATGGGGCTCTGCTTATGCACTATTTTCCGTGTTTGGATGTATTGGGATAATATACTCTGTTCTTGCTCCAGTAATTTTACCATTatgctttttttcttttgcaTGCATTTTTTACTctgttaaatatttattcgAATTCCAGAATAACAAAGAAAATGTATCTGAAACGTATGGGAAATTGTATATACAAGCAATGCTACATTTATATACTGGAGTATATTGCATGGAGGTGTGTATGATTGGAATTTTTGCGCTATCCAATCATGGAAAAATGTCTTCAGTGATGATACTAATATTTATCTTAACCTTAATGgcaaattataaaatttacGAGTTGTATGtttgtaaaattaaacaTCCGCCTCTATGCTCTTTCAAGCATATTTATGATGCTACCAACGGTGACACTACAAATCTCAACTTTGGACTTATCCAAGACTTGCAAGATTTaaagtataataaatttgagGTACCATTTATGCAGAAGAGAAGTCCCTTAAAATTATGGATGGTTTATGATACACACAATTGCTATAAAGACGACATTAGGTATTTTAAATCCAATTTTGAGGTTGAAAGTAAGACACAGTACTACGCCATTAATAATACGGGTAATATTGTATTCAATATTGACACTCCCGAGGAATag